One genomic region from Augochlora pura isolate Apur16 chromosome 7, APUR_v2.2.1, whole genome shotgun sequence encodes:
- the Mrps17 gene encoding mitochondrial ribosomal protein S17: MAKNKVAKEVLTYVLGICVPTAKQNAAKIRVRKLELDNHLLQYFVKHEFIYAIDPNKISKVGDTVLIQNLPEQLTRLITHKVVNVVYPLGDMIDPISGKKIVAGRYRDHIEEDAKLFGKLDSAFEYDKAPPRGSMENKRDFSYKKTYVKYNEDPNDNDPQGIYPS, translated from the exons ATGGCAAAAAATAAAGTTGCTAAAGAGGTCCTGACTTATGTATTGGGAATATGTGTTCCAACAGCTAAACAAAATGCAGCTAAAATACGTGTACGTAAACTGGAACTAGATAATCATCTCTTACAG TATTTTGTTAaacatgaatttatttatgccattgatccgaataaaattagtaaagtTGGTGATACAGTTTTGATACAAAATTTACCAGAACAATTAACACGACTTATTACTCATAAG GTTGTTAATGTGGTTTATCCACTGGGTGATATGATAGATCCAATATCTGGTAAAAAAATAGTTGCAGGAAGATATAG gGATCATATAGAAGAAGATGccaaattatttggtaaattaGACTCCGCATTTGAATATGATAAAGCACCACCAAGAGGATCAATGGAAAACAAAAGAGATTTTTCATACAAAAAGActtatgttaaatataatgaagATCCAAATGACAATGATCCACAAGGAATATATCCATCATAA